One segment of Metallosphaera cuprina Ar-4 DNA contains the following:
- a CDS encoding tRNA (N(6)-L-threonylcarbamoyladenosine(37)-C(2))-methylthiotransferase, protein MKVYFETYGCALNKGDTYSMMSLLRERNHEIVETLEGADVVVINTCAVRMETEEKMKKRIRELSKTGKKLVIAGCLTGAQPGLVSSLSPSSSMIGPQSISDIVKVVESNERVISLDSKTPSILPRVFDGLISVIPIEDGCAGNCNFCITKLARRNLRSYPLRNIVETVKRMISQGAKEIELTGQDTAVYGLDMGGKVTLPDVVKEVASLEGDFMIRVGMMTPEMAMRHLDSILEAWENPKVYKFFHIPVQSGNDKVLREMNRKYTVDEFRAIVKEIRKKFRLVNITTDIIVGHPGEDDSAFEDTLNLMKELRFERIHIAMYSIRPNTRSSMLAQVPGPIKKERLKRAVSLYEELSREVHKEYLGRQMRVLALERGKDDTIIGRTINYIPVILSDAVLGNWYDVKIVDSSFFDLRGEIV, encoded by the coding sequence ATGAAGGTTTATTTTGAGACTTACGGCTGCGCCCTTAACAAGGGAGACACTTACTCAATGATGTCTTTACTGAGAGAAAGGAACCACGAGATAGTAGAGACCCTTGAGGGTGCTGACGTTGTGGTCATAAACACATGTGCCGTCAGAATGGAGACCGAGGAAAAGATGAAGAAGAGGATAAGGGAACTCTCAAAGACTGGGAAAAAACTTGTTATAGCTGGCTGTTTGACTGGGGCTCAACCAGGGTTGGTTAGTTCGCTTTCGCCGAGCTCTTCAATGATAGGACCTCAGTCTATAAGTGACATAGTTAAGGTAGTGGAGAGTAACGAACGTGTGATCAGCCTAGATAGCAAGACCCCTTCGATCCTTCCAAGAGTTTTTGACGGGTTAATATCCGTAATACCCATAGAGGACGGTTGTGCTGGTAACTGCAACTTCTGCATTACGAAACTGGCTAGGAGGAACCTGAGGAGTTACCCCTTAAGGAACATAGTTGAAACCGTGAAGAGGATGATCTCTCAAGGCGCTAAAGAGATCGAACTCACTGGGCAAGACACCGCAGTATATGGACTGGATATGGGAGGTAAGGTTACGTTACCAGACGTAGTCAAGGAGGTCGCTTCTCTAGAAGGTGATTTCATGATAAGGGTAGGGATGATGACACCAGAGATGGCAATGAGACATTTGGACTCTATATTAGAGGCTTGGGAAAACCCTAAGGTGTACAAGTTCTTTCACATACCAGTCCAAAGCGGTAACGATAAAGTATTGAGGGAAATGAACAGGAAATACACAGTAGATGAGTTTAGAGCAATTGTTAAAGAGATTAGAAAGAAGTTCCGTTTAGTGAACATTACGACAGATATCATAGTTGGACATCCTGGAGAGGACGATAGCGCATTCGAAGATACGTTAAATCTGATGAAGGAGCTCAGGTTTGAGAGGATCCACATAGCGATGTACTCTATAAGGCCAAACACAAGGAGCTCTATGCTTGCTCAAGTTCCAGGCCCGATTAAGAAGGAAAGACTGAAGAGAGCCGTATCGCTCTATGAGGAGTTATCAAGGGAAGTGCATAAAGAGTATCTGGGAAGACAAATGAGAGTCCTGGCTTTAGAGAGAGGAAAGGACGACACTATTATAGGCAGGACGATAAACTACATACCAGTGATCTTGAGTGACGCAGTACTAGGGAATTGGTACGATGTGAAAATTGTAGACTCTTCGTTCTTTGATCTTAGAGGAGAAATTGTTTAA
- the msrA gene encoding peptide-methionine (S)-S-oxide reductase MsrA has product MAINLEMATLGGGCFWCTEAVFSRLNGVIKVVSGYAGGWLPNPTYEDVCSDRTGHAEVVQITFDPNVISYRTLLEVFFDIHDPTTKNRQGNDVGSQYRSIILYHNEEQRKIALEIIDELNKTKYHGKIVTEVVPFKEFYPAEDYHQSFYDRNRNYPYCRVVIDPKIRKLMTNHSRIIKIKTS; this is encoded by the coding sequence ATGGCAATCAATTTAGAGATGGCGACTTTGGGTGGAGGTTGTTTCTGGTGCACCGAGGCGGTTTTTTCTAGGTTGAATGGCGTGATTAAGGTGGTTTCAGGTTACGCAGGGGGATGGCTTCCCAACCCAACCTATGAAGATGTCTGTTCGGATAGGACCGGACATGCAGAGGTTGTTCAAATAACGTTTGATCCAAACGTTATAAGTTATAGGACACTCCTTGAGGTGTTTTTTGATATTCACGATCCTACAACGAAGAACAGACAAGGTAATGATGTGGGCTCCCAATACCGTTCAATTATTCTTTATCACAATGAAGAGCAAAGAAAAATTGCCCTTGAAATTATAGACGAGCTGAATAAGACCAAATATCACGGAAAAATAGTTACAGAGGTGGTTCCGTTTAAGGAGTTCTATCCTGCCGAGGACTATCATCAAAGCTTTTACGACAGGAACAGGAACTATCCTTATTGTAGAGTAGTCATTGATCCTAAGATCAGGAAATTGATGACCAATCATTCCAGAATCATCAAAATTAAGACTTCTTAA
- a CDS encoding translation initiation factor IF-2 subunit beta → MNKDDKQYFALLDRLYIKLPKKDLASETQALPVLSIINIGNTTIIRNFGEFCDRIRREDKICMRYLLKELAAAGSLSENGQLSIQGKFSSSIVNTFMDRFIKTYVQCSTCKSLDTVLVKDKKIWYIQCLACGAKNSVKPL, encoded by the coding sequence ATGAATAAAGACGATAAGCAGTATTTCGCTCTCTTAGACAGACTTTACATTAAATTGCCCAAGAAGGACTTGGCTTCAGAGACACAGGCTCTGCCGGTTCTATCTATTATAAACATAGGGAACACCACTATTATCAGGAACTTTGGGGAATTTTGCGATAGGATCAGGAGAGAGGACAAAATATGCATGAGATATCTCTTAAAGGAGCTGGCTGCAGCAGGGTCACTCTCCGAAAACGGGCAGCTTTCTATACAAGGTAAGTTCTCGTCATCAATAGTGAACACGTTTATGGACAGGTTTATCAAAACTTACGTTCAGTGCTCCACATGTAAAAGCCTTGATACTGTCCTAGTTAAGGATAAGAAAATATGGTATATTCAATGCTTAGCGTGCGGAGCTAAGAACTCAGTGAAACCGCTCTAA
- a CDS encoding DUF424 domain-containing protein: protein MRVVLNVIRGEGHVFVNICEKEYLGKEFREDKVILNVNEEFYGGEEVEMDYALNLVEEATVVSMIGDKVIEEAMRRGLVHRNAVLSVSGVKFAQIYNL, encoded by the coding sequence ATGAGGGTAGTACTCAACGTGATAAGGGGAGAGGGTCACGTCTTCGTCAACATTTGCGAGAAGGAGTATCTAGGAAAGGAGTTTAGAGAGGATAAGGTTATACTAAACGTCAACGAGGAGTTTTATGGAGGGGAAGAGGTGGAGATGGACTACGCTCTCAATCTAGTTGAAGAGGCCACAGTGGTTAGCATGATAGGGGATAAAGTTATAGAAGAAGCTATGAGAAGGGGACTCGTTCATAGGAACGCAGTGTTGTCCGTATCAGGGGTGAAATTTGCTCAAATCTATAACCTGTGA
- the ilvD gene encoding dihydroxy-acid dehydratase, giving the protein MIDKSRSNKVYGGPEKAPNRAFLKAMGLTDEDISKPLVGVAVAWNEAGPCNIHLMGLSQVVKEGIRELGGTPRTFTTPVVIDGIAMGSEAMKYSLVSREIIANTVELTVNGHGYDGFVALGGCDKTQPGLMMAMARLNIPSVYMYGGTTLPGNFKGRDIAIGDVYEAVGSYAAGKITAEDLRLMEDNAIPGPGACGGLYTANTMALLSEALGLALPGSATPPAVSSERTKYAKETGRALMKIMEVGLRPREILTFEAFENAITLLMTSGGSTNGVLHLLAIAHEAGVHLTLDDFDRISKRVPEIVSMKPGGDYVMADLYKVGGAPLILKKLLDRGLLHGDVITVTGKTMKENLQEYILPNVKHDHIVRELSNPFMPAGGLRILKGSLSPEGSVVKVSASKIKYHKGPARVFNSEEEAFNTVIKGGIKEGEVVVIRYEGPKGGPGMREMLAVTSAIVGQGLGEKVALVTDGRFSGATRGLMVGHVAPEAAVGGPIALLNDGDVITVDTDKGRLDVDLSEEELKRRTKDWSPPEPRYKTGLLAQYSKLVNSSAKGAVLS; this is encoded by the coding sequence ATGATTGATAAATCTAGATCTAACAAGGTTTACGGAGGACCTGAGAAGGCTCCTAATAGGGCTTTCCTCAAAGCTATGGGCTTGACCGATGAGGACATATCGAAACCCTTAGTTGGGGTGGCTGTAGCTTGGAACGAGGCCGGTCCATGCAACATACACCTTATGGGCTTATCACAGGTAGTTAAAGAAGGTATAAGAGAGCTTGGAGGGACTCCTAGAACGTTCACGACACCGGTTGTAATAGACGGCATAGCTATGGGAAGTGAGGCAATGAAGTACTCTCTAGTGAGTAGAGAGATCATCGCTAATACCGTTGAGCTAACGGTTAACGGCCACGGATATGATGGGTTTGTGGCGCTGGGTGGCTGCGACAAGACTCAGCCAGGCCTGATGATGGCTATGGCCAGACTCAACATACCTTCAGTCTACATGTACGGAGGAACTACTCTACCAGGAAACTTCAAAGGAAGGGATATAGCTATAGGAGACGTATATGAGGCAGTAGGTTCATATGCGGCTGGGAAAATAACAGCTGAAGACTTAAGACTTATGGAAGATAACGCTATACCAGGCCCCGGGGCCTGTGGAGGGCTATATACGGCAAACACAATGGCTTTACTATCTGAAGCCCTTGGTCTAGCCTTACCTGGAAGTGCGACTCCTCCTGCAGTCAGTTCGGAGAGAACTAAATACGCTAAGGAAACTGGTAGGGCTTTGATGAAGATCATGGAAGTTGGACTGAGGCCCAGAGAGATATTAACCTTTGAGGCGTTTGAAAACGCTATTACGTTACTTATGACAAGTGGCGGTTCAACAAACGGTGTGTTGCACCTGCTGGCCATAGCTCATGAGGCAGGGGTTCATCTAACGTTAGACGACTTCGATAGGATAAGCAAGAGAGTTCCAGAAATAGTGAGCATGAAGCCTGGTGGAGACTACGTTATGGCTGATCTTTACAAAGTGGGAGGGGCACCACTAATTCTCAAGAAGTTACTGGATCGCGGTTTACTTCACGGTGATGTGATCACCGTAACAGGGAAGACCATGAAGGAGAATCTCCAAGAGTACATACTTCCTAACGTTAAACACGATCATATAGTGAGAGAGTTATCTAATCCCTTCATGCCGGCTGGGGGCTTGAGGATACTTAAGGGATCGTTATCTCCAGAAGGATCTGTAGTTAAAGTTTCAGCTTCTAAAATAAAGTATCATAAGGGTCCTGCAAGAGTGTTCAACTCCGAGGAAGAGGCGTTCAATACGGTAATTAAGGGTGGAATCAAGGAGGGAGAAGTAGTGGTGATTAGGTATGAAGGGCCTAAGGGTGGTCCAGGTATGAGGGAGATGCTTGCCGTTACTAGCGCTATAGTTGGCCAAGGTCTAGGCGAGAAGGTAGCCCTAGTTACTGACGGGAGGTTTTCAGGAGCCACCAGAGGATTAATGGTAGGTCATGTAGCCCCAGAGGCCGCAGTAGGAGGACCTATAGCCCTTCTTAATGACGGAGACGTGATAACTGTAGATACGGATAAGGGTAGGCTAGACGTTGATCTCTCCGAGGAGGAGTTAAAGAGGAGAACAAAAGATTGGAGTCCTCCTGAGCCTAGATATAAGACTGGGTTGCTAGCTCAATACTCGAAGCTAGTAAACTCCTCAGCGAAGGGAGCTGTGCTTTCGTGA
- a CDS encoding TGS domain-containing protein: MVTNLPAEAKTKWLRVMDAKTPEEKIKAIQDFLSSVPKHKGTENLVYWAKRRLSELREEAEKQRRKTKGGGFSFFIEKEGAGQVLVLGKEELKNPLVRNLTNVKQDPKDYPVPAMCYFEDSPIQLVNPPQIILDSRMIVSKLLGLARNSNSILMVLEDVDEFYRMKDFLENNNIILGKPKGKVIIERFRSSKEGLRVVQLGRLVGTTEDEIKNYMREFGIKSAVIKIMGEVTLDDVEKSLFEAITFKPVVIASVKPFTVQGIPVVPINDVGRLKMELFNSLDVIRVYTKEPMEEPTTDPLFMKRGSTVYDVAQKLHSQLSENFKYARVWGRSARFPGQRVGEDHVLEDKDIVEIHVK, encoded by the coding sequence CTGGTTACTAACCTCCCTGCTGAAGCTAAAACTAAATGGCTTAGAGTAATGGACGCTAAGACGCCGGAGGAGAAAATTAAGGCAATTCAGGATTTCCTAAGCAGCGTACCGAAGCACAAGGGTACGGAGAACCTGGTTTATTGGGCCAAGAGGAGGTTATCTGAATTAAGGGAGGAGGCCGAGAAACAAAGGAGGAAAACTAAGGGTGGAGGATTTTCTTTCTTCATAGAGAAGGAGGGCGCTGGCCAAGTCCTTGTCTTAGGAAAGGAGGAGTTGAAGAACCCACTCGTTCGTAATCTAACTAACGTGAAACAAGATCCTAAAGATTACCCAGTTCCCGCTATGTGTTACTTTGAGGATTCACCGATTCAACTAGTTAATCCTCCCCAGATAATCCTTGATTCTAGGATGATAGTGAGCAAGCTGTTAGGCTTAGCTAGAAATTCAAACTCTATCCTAATGGTTCTAGAAGACGTAGACGAGTTCTACAGGATGAAGGATTTCCTGGAAAACAATAACATCATTTTGGGGAAACCCAAGGGAAAGGTAATTATTGAAAGGTTTAGGAGTAGCAAGGAGGGACTAAGAGTGGTACAATTAGGTCGACTTGTTGGCACAACTGAGGACGAGATTAAAAATTACATGAGAGAGTTCGGCATTAAGTCTGCAGTGATTAAGATTATGGGAGAGGTAACGTTAGACGATGTCGAAAAATCGTTATTTGAAGCAATCACGTTCAAGCCTGTCGTCATAGCCTCCGTTAAACCGTTTACGGTTCAGGGAATACCAGTAGTTCCTATAAACGATGTTGGGAGGCTCAAGATGGAGCTCTTTAACAGCCTTGACGTAATAAGGGTATACACGAAGGAACCGATGGAGGAACCTACTACAGATCCATTATTTATGAAGAGAGGGTCAACAGTATATGACGTAGCTCAGAAGTTACATAGCCAGCTCTCTGAGAACTTTAAATATGCCAGAGTGTGGGGAAGATCTGCCAGGTTTCCAGGTCAAAGGGTTGGAGAGGATCACGTTCTAGAGGACAAAGACATAGTTGAGATACACGTTAAGTGA
- a CDS encoding KH domain-containing protein, with protein sequence MFVSVPDEKLELVKSLLSDLSRSGGIEILYDERSKNFIVDPKNQNPYQALKTVSVINALGLGVPVSDAFKLIGEEYILDVIDLKQLSHDKAVMSRIKGRIIGEGGKTKRIIQEYTGVTIVVSDHHVALIGTYEQIPIAKKALELILKGKEHSTVYRYLDKAEEELVRYRSSLRREKLGLT encoded by the coding sequence ATGTTTGTAAGCGTGCCGGATGAGAAGTTAGAACTAGTTAAGTCCCTTCTATCTGACTTATCGAGATCTGGGGGAATAGAAATACTTTATGATGAGAGATCTAAGAATTTTATTGTAGATCCAAAGAATCAGAATCCGTATCAAGCTTTAAAAACAGTTTCAGTAATAAACGCTTTAGGCCTTGGCGTACCTGTTTCAGACGCGTTCAAGTTGATAGGAGAAGAGTACATCCTTGACGTTATAGACTTGAAACAGCTATCCCATGACAAAGCTGTTATGTCCAGGATAAAGGGGAGAATTATAGGGGAGGGTGGAAAGACTAAAAGGATCATACAGGAATATACTGGTGTTACAATAGTTGTGTCTGACCATCACGTAGCTCTCATTGGTACTTACGAGCAGATCCCTATAGCTAAAAAGGCTCTAGAACTTATATTGAAAGGAAAGGAACATTCTACAGTTTACAGATATTTAGACAAAGCCGAAGAGGAGCTAGTTAGGTATAGATCAAGTCTAAGGAGAGAGAAGCTAGGCCTAACCTAA
- a CDS encoding serine protein kinase RIO, which translates to MRRLSVESVLGAIASGKEAKVYPAKNSSDKIIALKIYYTSTASHKRAIRKYTSLDNRINSKFSSTKELIYGWARKEFSNLLKMYKSGVRVPEPYLLIKNVLAMEFIGYGINRSPLLAELDEVTQDIYLDVLAQVETMVIKAQLVHGDLSEYNIMVKDDKAYIIDVGQALPLKDNGSLELLARDLANVNKFFKSKGIDVIPEKELLDRFSLSSLEN; encoded by the coding sequence ATGAGGAGATTGAGCGTTGAATCTGTTCTAGGTGCTATTGCCTCAGGTAAGGAAGCCAAAGTGTATCCTGCTAAAAACAGCTCGGATAAGATTATAGCTCTAAAGATATATTACACGTCAACGGCCTCTCACAAGAGGGCTATAAGGAAATACACTTCACTTGATAATAGGATTAATTCCAAGTTCAGTAGTACGAAAGAGCTCATATACGGATGGGCAAGGAAAGAGTTCAGCAACCTCTTAAAGATGTATAAATCCGGCGTAAGAGTTCCAGAACCCTATCTGTTAATAAAAAACGTGCTGGCTATGGAGTTTATAGGATATGGAATAAACAGGTCCCCTCTGTTGGCGGAGCTAGATGAGGTTACGCAGGACATTTACCTAGACGTTTTGGCTCAAGTTGAGACTATGGTGATCAAAGCTCAACTAGTGCATGGAGATCTGAGCGAATACAATATCATGGTAAAAGATGATAAAGCTTACATAATTGATGTAGGACAGGCTTTACCGCTTAAGGATAACGGATCTCTGGAACTGTTAGCCAGAGACCTAGCTAACGTTAATAAGTTCTTTAAAAGTAAAGGTATCGACGTTATACCCGAAAAAGAGTTATTAGATAGATTTAGTTTATCTAGCTTGGAGAACTAA
- a CDS encoding thiolase family protein, whose translation MNEVYIVSAVRTPIGRFGGSLKSVKPVDLGAIVIREALNRANLDPSRVEITIMGNVLRAGHGQDVARQAALKAGIPWEVDGYSVDMVCSSGMMSVTNAAQIIKNEDADIVVAGGIESMSQAMLAVSSEVRWGVKFLSGKSLSFIDTMLQDGLTDPFNFKLMGQEADMVAKERDISRRELDEIALESNRRAHQAWEKGIFNSETVPVRLNEGKLDRDEGIRQDTNLEKLASLKPAFTENGVHTAGNSSQISDGAAALVLMSEKAVKEYGVEPVARIMGYSWVGIESWRFTEAPIFSIKKLLSKLNLTVNHFDYFENNEAFAVNNVLLHKFLNVPYEKLNVFGGAIAIGHPIGASGARIIVTLLNVLSKMQGKRGIASICHGTGGSTALAVELMRPIG comes from the coding sequence ATGAACGAAGTTTACATAGTTTCTGCTGTGAGGACGCCTATTGGTCGCTTTGGCGGCTCGCTTAAAAGCGTTAAACCCGTAGACTTGGGAGCAATTGTCATAAGGGAGGCTCTGAATAGAGCCAATCTAGATCCTTCTAGAGTCGAAATCACTATAATGGGAAACGTTCTGAGGGCAGGTCATGGTCAGGATGTGGCAAGACAAGCAGCACTAAAGGCTGGGATACCTTGGGAAGTAGACGGTTATTCCGTAGATATGGTATGCTCATCAGGGATGATGAGCGTCACTAATGCTGCCCAGATCATAAAGAATGAGGACGCTGATATAGTGGTAGCGGGAGGAATAGAGTCAATGAGTCAGGCCATGCTAGCTGTTAGTTCTGAGGTAAGATGGGGCGTTAAGTTTCTCTCCGGTAAGAGCTTAAGCTTCATCGATACTATGTTACAGGACGGTCTTACCGATCCTTTCAATTTCAAACTGATGGGACAGGAAGCTGATATGGTAGCAAAGGAAAGGGATATATCTAGGAGGGAGTTAGACGAGATAGCACTTGAGAGCAACAGGAGGGCTCATCAAGCTTGGGAGAAGGGTATATTTAACTCTGAAACAGTCCCAGTTAGGCTAAACGAGGGTAAGCTAGATAGAGATGAAGGGATAAGGCAAGATACTAACTTAGAAAAGTTAGCGTCACTTAAACCAGCGTTCACGGAAAACGGTGTGCATACTGCAGGGAACTCCTCGCAGATCTCTGACGGTGCAGCTGCTCTAGTTCTCATGAGTGAGAAAGCGGTAAAAGAATACGGAGTGGAGCCGGTGGCCAGAATCATGGGTTACTCTTGGGTAGGCATTGAGAGCTGGAGATTCACTGAGGCTCCAATTTTCTCCATAAAGAAGCTCTTGTCTAAGCTTAATCTTACAGTAAACCACTTTGACTACTTCGAGAACAATGAGGCTTTCGCGGTTAACAACGTTCTCCTTCATAAGTTCCTGAACGTTCCCTATGAAAAGCTTAACGTTTTCGGTGGGGCTATAGCAATAGGACATCCTATAGGGGCCAGCGGGGCGAGAATAATTGTAACTCTCTTAAACGTATTGAGCAAGATGCAGGGAAAAAGAGGAATAGCGAGCATCTGTCACGGTACTGGCGGATCTACTGCTCTAGCTGTAGAACTGATGAGACCTATCGGGTGA
- the rnhB gene encoding ribonuclease HII: MNLGIDEAGRGCLIGPMIVAGIVLDEKGREELKELGVKDSKRLTRKRREELFNAIIERSKGIAVAKAEPLEIDSNNLNALTYRKVSEIISSLSWLNPKIVTVDKVGKETEVIELIERLGFVANVVHKADELFIEASSASIIAKVIRDNIIERLKLKYGDFGSGYPSDPKTIRWVKDLVSKGEEPPNIIRKSWKLLQKYAPSFYVEKVI; this comes from the coding sequence ATGAACCTGGGTATAGATGAGGCGGGGAGAGGATGTCTTATAGGTCCAATGATAGTTGCGGGTATAGTTTTAGATGAAAAAGGAAGAGAGGAACTAAAAGAGCTTGGCGTGAAGGATAGCAAGAGATTAACTAGGAAGAGAAGAGAGGAACTATTCAACGCTATTATCGAGAGGAGTAAGGGAATTGCAGTGGCAAAAGCTGAACCTCTTGAAATAGATAGTAACAACCTCAACGCTCTAACCTATAGGAAAGTGAGTGAAATTATTAGTTCCCTCTCGTGGTTAAATCCCAAAATCGTTACTGTAGATAAAGTAGGAAAGGAGACCGAAGTAATAGAGCTGATAGAGAGACTAGGATTTGTTGCTAACGTAGTTCATAAGGCAGACGAATTGTTCATTGAGGCGAGCTCGGCTAGCATAATAGCCAAGGTCATCAGGGACAACATAATAGAGCGACTAAAACTAAAGTACGGAGATTTCGGAAGCGGATATCCCTCTGATCCAAAAACTATAAGATGGGTAAAGGACTTGGTCTCCAAAGGAGAGGAACCGCCAAATATTATAAGGAAGTCGTGGAAATTATTGCAAAAATATGCTCCTTCCTTTTACGTAGAGAAGGTGATCTAA
- a CDS encoding 60S ribosomal export protein NMD3, giving the protein MAGRFCVLCGREEVKLIDRLCTSCYIKTREIIKTPKEIEVITCKVCGSRKFKGRWVQFRNDLESEIEEEVLSSISLDKHVEEYHSEPAGIRSDRSGTKYVVVKVTGSIEGEKFDVEREIPIKIESVLCPSCVKRRGKYYEVIVQLRSKSGSISLDEKQFFESFFSNEDISNLSDVMILKEGIDYYFMNRAIAKRLVSKFTSEVKVETRESYQRERIKRGKREAKLVISLRL; this is encoded by the coding sequence ATGGCGGGAAGGTTTTGCGTGCTCTGCGGGAGGGAAGAGGTAAAGCTTATAGATAGACTTTGTACTTCCTGTTACATTAAGACCAGAGAAATAATCAAAACGCCTAAGGAAATAGAAGTGATAACGTGTAAGGTTTGTGGCTCTAGGAAGTTCAAGGGAAGATGGGTTCAATTCAGAAACGACTTAGAGTCTGAGATTGAGGAGGAGGTTCTATCGTCTATTAGCTTAGATAAGCACGTCGAAGAGTATCACTCTGAGCCTGCAGGGATACGGTCTGACAGATCTGGAACTAAATACGTTGTAGTGAAGGTAACAGGATCGATAGAGGGGGAGAAGTTCGACGTCGAGAGAGAGATTCCGATAAAGATCGAATCGGTGCTCTGCCCTTCTTGTGTAAAAAGGAGAGGTAAGTATTATGAGGTTATCGTCCAGCTTAGGTCAAAATCAGGGAGCATTTCATTGGACGAAAAGCAGTTCTTTGAGTCGTTCTTCTCTAACGAAGATATTAGCAACCTCTCTGACGTCATGATCCTGAAGGAAGGAATAGATTACTATTTCATGAACAGGGCCATAGCAAAGAGGTTAGTGTCCAAGTTTACCAGTGAAGTGAAAGTTGAAACTAGAGAGAGTTATCAGAGAGAAAGAATAAAAAGAGGTAAAAGGGAGGCTAAATTAGTAATCTCCCTGAGGTTATGA